Within Gemmatimonadota bacterium, the genomic segment TCGCAGCTCCGTGCAGTCGCTTCACAGCTCCGTGCAGTCGCTTCGCAGCTCGGTGCAGTCGCTTCGCAGCTCGGTGCAGTCGCTTCACAGCTCGATGCAGTCGATTCGCAGTTCATGGGAGTCGCCTCGCAGGTGATGGGAGCCGCCTCGCAGCGCATGAGAGCTGCCTTGTGGCTCGTGGGAGTCGCCTCGCAGCACATGAGCGGTCGCGCCGGAGCTCATGGATGTCGCGTGGCGGTCGTTCGGACTCGGTTTCCGGTCCCTTCCACGCAACTGGCGGCGTCCTTACCCTGCTTGCCGCTGCGGCACCGGCCAGATCAGCGGAGGACTCACGTGATCGCCGGACTGTTCCCTCTACTTGTATATCTGTTTTGAGGGTCGATTTCTATGAATGCCATTTTGGCGAGTTTTGTCGGCCAAACAGGCATTCATCCGAATTGGCCTTCCCGCCAGATATACAAGTAGAGGCACTCGCTCCAACCTTTTCCCCAGACCCCCATGCGACCGGCTCGCCAGAAGACCGAACGGAATGCCGCCATCCAGTTGGTCGGCGGCGCGTCGCCAGGGGGGCTCGCCGAGACCCGGACCGACACCCCCCCGGGACGCCGACCGAGACCCCGGTTGAGGCGGAGCGGCGCTTCGTCGAGGCGTACGACCGGCTGTACGGACGTCTCCGGGACTACGCGGCGCGCTTCCTCGATCGCGACGCCGCCGAGGACGCCGTCGGGGAGGCGATGTCGGACCTCTGGACCCGGTGGGCGAGGCTCACACCCGAGCAGCGGACGGACCAGTACATCTTCGGCGTCGTGCACCACGTCGTGGTCGACACGCTCAAGGCTCAGGCCCCGAGAGTCTCGCTGGCCGATGCCGAAGAGGAGATCGACGCGCAGACCATGTCGGCCACCGAGCAGCCGACGCGCGTCTACACGGCCGCCGACGTCCTCGACCTTGCCCTCGCGGTCATGCCGCGGCAGCGCCGGGAGGTCCTACGCCGCATCCATGAGGAGCGCCGCAGCTACAAGGACGTCGCCGTCGCCCTAGGCCTGAGCGTCGGCACGATCAACACGCACTACCGGCTGGCGATGGAGGATCTCCGCCGCGCCTTCACCCGCGCCGGCTTCCGCATCGACGACCTCAAGTCCGCCCGCCTGCTCACCTCCAAGGTGGCCGCCTTCCCCGACGGCCCGGTACCTCGACTCCGCGCGAGCTGACGCGGTCTGCCGGCGGATCATCGGGCTCCGCTGCAGGGCCTTGGCACGGGCGTCCCCGACCCGGGATTCCAGCGTTAGATTCCCCGTCGCCGTAGGATGAGCGACCATCCGCACCGGAGTCCCGTGTCCCAGCAGACCCAGACAGACCAGCGTGACCTCGAGCTGCTCGCCCGCCTCGCCAAGGCGCGTGGCGAGATCGCGGCGCAGATCGGCCAGCGGATCGTCGGGCAGCACGAGATCGTCGACAACATGATCTCGGCCATCCTCGGCGGCGGCCATGTGCTGCTGGTGGGCGTGCCGGGGTTGGCGAAGACGCTGCTGATCCAGACCATCGCGCAGGCGCTCGACATGGAGTTCTCGCGCATCCAGTTCACGCCCGACCTCATGCCGAGCGACATCACCGGCACCGAGCTGCTCGAGGAGGACCACGGGACGGGCAAGCGCTCGTTCATCTTCTCGAAGGGTCCGGTGTTCGGGAACATCGTCCTCGCCGACGAGATCAACCGCGCCCCACCGAAGACGCAGGCCGCGCTGCTGCAGGCGATGCAGGAGAAGACGGTGACGGTGGCCGGCAAGACGTACGTCCCGCCCGACCCGTTCTTCGTGCTCGCGACGCAGAACCCGATCGAGCAGGAAGGCACGTACCACCTCCCCGAGGCGCAGCTCGACCGCTTCATGTACGAGCTGCGGATGGGCTATCCGAGCGTGGACGAGGAGGAGATGATCGTCTCCTCGACGACGGGCGTGATGAAGGGCGACGTGAAGCCGGTGCTCCCGGCGGAGACCATCCGCGAGATGCAGCGCCTGGTGCGCCGCATCCCGGCGCCGCCGTCGCTCGTGAGCTACGCGGTGGGCCTGGCGCGCGCGACGCGTCCGGACGACCCGAGCGCGACGGCGCTGGTGAAGAAGTACGTCTCGTTCGGCGCCGGCCCGCGCGCCGGCCAGAACCTTGTGTTGGGCGCCAAGAGCCGCGCGGCGATGGACGGCCGCAGCGTGCCCGACCTCGAGGATGTGGATGCCGTCGCGTTCTCCGTGCTCCGACACCGCGTGGTGATGAACTTCCAGGCGGAGGCGGAAGGAGTGGGGATCGAGAAGGTGCTCGCGCTCGGGGGACGGGGCCGGAAGGGCTGAGGCCGCGTTCACGCGGGATTCGAGGGGGACGGAATGCGCTGGTCGCATCCCGCCCCCCTTTTCCGTCTCGTGGGAAGGTTGCCGTGCTCGGCCGGTGACGGTACTCTCTGCCCCCGGGCAGGGTCGGTGACGGTGCGATGACGGCGGCACAACAACATGGGACCGGACGGCTACCGGGGAGGGAGCCAGGTGATCGAGGTTCGGACGCTTGGGGCGGCAGAGATCGTGGTCGGGCGGAAGCGCCTGACGCCGAAGACGGAGGGGCTGTTCGCGCTTGCGGTCTACCTGTGCGTGCGGGCGGGGGAGCCGTCGTCGCGGGATGCGTTGTGCGAGATGTTCTGGCCGGGGTCGGATCCGGTCAAGGCGAGGCACAATCTGCGGCAGATGTTGTATCGGTTGCGGCAGGCGGGGATTGAGACGTTGGAGGACGGTGACCTCATCTCCATTCCCGCCAGCTCGGTGCGATGCGACCTCACAGGTTTGGCAGAGAAGAACCCCGCACTGACGGTTGATGACTACTCGGAACAAGCGGCGACCTTCCTTCCGCACTTCGATCCCCAGCTCGCGGGGGAGTACGCCCGCTGGCTTGAGCAAGTACGCGCCTCCGTCGCGACACGCTTCCGCGCAGCAACACTGCGCAAGGTCGCCTTGGCACGTTCCGAAGGGCGTTGGCCCGAGGTCGAGCGCTTGGCTGACCTCCTGCTCCTATCCGATCCGCTCAACGAGGAGGGGACGCTTGCGAAGGCGGAGAGCATCGCGATGACCGGATCGAAAGCCATTGCAGTCGAACTGTTGGACAGGTATGTCGACGAGCTCGGCGACCTCTCCAATCGCATTGCGTTCCCTGCGATGGTACTGCGCCGGCGCATAACGGATCGGGTAGTGGACCGGAACGCACGCTCGGCATCGCACGTGCCACTTGTTGGTCGGGCGCATCCGATGCGCCGTCTCACGGCATTGATCGAGCAGGCCGTGGGGGGAAATGGTGGCTCCTTGGTACTCCACGGGGCCCCCGGCATCGGCAAGTCGCGACTCTGCGAGGAAATCAGCAACTACGCGATCCTCAAGGGGTTCCGAGCAGTCGCCGTTCGAGCGGATGACGCGCGCGCCGACCTGCCCCTGGGACTCGCAGTCGCGACAGCATCCGCGTTCCATGACCTACCCGGCGCCGCCGCCGCCGATCCTGCCGCGATGGCTCTTGTTCGTCGCCTCGTTGAGAACGCCACCTCAGCAAACTCAGACATCGTTGGATCTGCCGCGAACATCTCTCTGGACCAGATCGCATGGGCTCTCGCGACGGTGGCGCTCTCAGTCGCCGAGGAAGGCCCTGTGTTCGTCCACTTCGACGACCTTCACAATGCAGACCCCGCTTCCCTGGTCGCGATCCAGCACCTTCTTGCACTGCGGCATCGAGCTCCTCTCGTTGCTGTTGGCACTGCACGCTCGCACTGGATAGCCGAAAGTTCCGACTCCGGTGCGGGTCGTCTGACCGCGGCTCGCATCCACATCCCCCCACTGACTCTCGACGAGTCACGCGAGCTGGCGGCGTCCTTTGCCAACTCTACTTCACGGGCTCTCTCGGCTGAGGACGGCGAGCGACTCGCGCTCATTGGGGGCGGCAACCCACTCTTCATCAAGGAACTCACGGCGCACACACCTGACGCACTCGAGACGGGCGCGCGAACACTCACGCTGACATCCCTTATCGAGGAGCGTTGCGCACTACTAAGCCAGAGCCAGGTTCGCCTACTTCGGCTCATTCTTCTCCTAGGACCCTTTGCGACGCCGCCGAGACTATTCGCTCTTTCGCGAGCGGGCGCTGCGCCCGTGAGCACCGATGTTGAGGCGCTCGAGAACGACGGCCTGCTGTCGCTTTCCACCGAAGGCATCCTCGGCCTTCACGAATGTTGGCGCGAAGCGGTCGACCACGAGATGCCGCGGGCCACCAGAGCCGCTCTTGCGTACGAATGCGCACACGAGCTCACCACCGCACCTGTCAATGCCGTCGGCCCCCAGAGCGAGTGGCATCTTGGCCACCTCTTCTCAATCGCTGGCAGCCGCTCGGAGGCGATCGCCTGCTTCAGCGGTTCCGGCGCACGGCTCGTTTCGATCGGACTTCCAGCCCTCGGGGCACAGGCATTCACAAAGGCACTTGACCTTGCGAACGACCCATCCGACGTCGCAAGAATCAGCATTGACCTCGCCGCAGCACAACTGGGCGCCGATCAGTCAGCCGCCGCCGTCCTGTCTTGCCAAGCCGGACTGCGCTCCTTGCCTCGTCACTCGGAGAACTATGCCGCGCGTCGCGCGGAAGCCATCGCAATCCTAGCAGAAGCAAAATGGCGAGCGCACAACGGTGCTCTCGAAGAAATCGACGAGCTTCTTGCGCTCTCCCATGACCGTGCGGTTCCTGCTGAACAGAGACACCGATGCGCCAACGTTGGCATCCGCATCGCGTGCAACCATGATCGCTCCCTCGCGAAACAGTTTCTCTCTTCCTCACACGACGCAGCGGTCGACGAATCGACTGAGTGGCTTCAGTTGTGGACACAGTTGATCTTCGAGGCGGAGTTTGGTACACCGATCGCCGTACGCCTTCTGGTAGACCGACTGAGTTCTCCGGAGCTTCCACTATTGGTCGGCCACAATCGCGCGGTGGTCCTACGACACGCTGCAGTGGCCATGCGCATCGTCGGTGATGTGGAGCGCGCGGTTGAACTCGCGCGCAGTTCAGTTGCGGTGGCGCTCGACGCAGGCGTTCCCTCGGCCGCCGCCAGCGCGGCATTGGGCTTGGCATTCGGGTACCTCGACGCCGGGGTCCCCGAAGAAGCGAAGAACTGGATCGATCGGGCGCAACACTGGAGCGAGGGCGTGATGAGCGATGAACGAGATCGAGCTCTCCGGCACGCGGCCGCTCGGTACCTAACTGCAGTGGGGCAGTGCAGCGAAGCAGTTCGTCTCTACTCAGATCGGTGCGAGAGCGTCTTCGATGACGTCATGAGTCAGAGGCGTGCAGTCGAGTCAGCCTGCATTGCACTGGCTGCTGCCCAATCGGGGAACCGATCTCTGGCCCTCAGGGCACTTGAGACGGCGGAGAAAGGGGTCCGGGAATCCGCAGCGCACTGGGCACTGGACTCCGCAGCAGACTCAGTAGTCGCGGCACTGCGGGCGCTTGGGTTCGACGGCCGCGCGGACGCTCTTCGCGCCGACTATCTCGTTCGCAGGACCACTAATCGTCAAGGTCCGATAGCGTCCGCCTTCCTCGAACTCCGCCGACACGCGTGCTAGGCTACCGCGCGATTCGGGTCAGGCGCGAGATGAGTTGCGCGACGCTGCCGTGATCTGAATGACATCGGATCGCGACGGCGCCACCGGGTACTCGGTTGTCGCGATCCGAATCTCGCGCACCACTTCCGCCCATGCGACAGGCAAGAGAATAGCTTCGCACAGCTGAGGATCGAACTGCCTCCCGCTCTCTGCGGCAATCTCCGCGCGCACGATGTCGGGACCGAGTGCCTCGCGATAAGGACGTGAGGTGCTCATCGCGTCAATGGTGTCCGCGAGCGCAATGATGCGCGCACCGATGGGAATCTCGTCTTCCTTCAGGCGCTTGGGATAGCCGCGACCGTGCCACGATTCGTGGTGAGCTTCGACGAGTGGTACGAGGTCGAGGAAGTGCGTGACCTTTCCGATGAGCCGCGCCCCTTTCTCCGGGTGAGATTTCATGATCTCGAACTCGGCGTCGGTCAAGCGTCCCGGCTTTCGAAGGATAGGCGCGAACTCTTCGTGAATCTTTCCGACGTCGTGCAACAGCGCAGCGATGGCGATCCGATCGACTTGCTTTCCGCTCATTCCGGACGCTCGAGCGATTACACGCGCGAACCGCGAGACTCGTTGCGAGTGCCCAGACGTGTACGGATCTCGCGCTTCGATTGCGGCGACCATCAACTGCAACAGCTCCTCGTTCATCTTCTCCAGCGCGACATTTGTCTTGTAGAGCTGTCGCACACCGAGCATCGGGAGAGCGAGCGCCGCAGCAACGAGTGCGCCGCCGCGCACATACACCTCTGCAAAGACGTAGATCAGGGGGAACGCAAGCAGATCGTAGATGATCGACGACTGCATGTGTCGATACCAGGTCGACCGCGTGTCGCGACCAGCCGAGATAGCGATAACCGTGCTAACGGCGAGCTTGTTGAGACTCAGGAATGAGCCGACAAGCACCGACAGGGCGACCAGCGACGGTCGCGCGTCGAGCACCGACTCGCCTCCTACCAACAGGTATGCGACGATCGCAATTGCCTGGGCGAAGACGAACTGTGAGACGTTGAAGATGGCCTTCAACGGCGCGCGGCGAGCAATTAGCTCAGCTCCGGACACACCGACGAGCACCGTGGCGACTGCTGCCGCGTTCGGCGCCACTAGAGCAACGCTCAGATACGGCAAGAACCCGATGTTCCCCGTCGTGGCAGCAGAGGTCTGATACCCCAGCGCCGAGGCGAGCAGGCCGAGCATGATGAAGAATCCGGCCGCTTCCCAGTGGCGCGCATCGGGCGCAGCCGACAAGAGAAGCACCGCAACCGCCGACGAGAAGGCGCCGATTGCGACCATCGTTACGATCGTGCTTAGCCGTTTCTCACTCATGTGATTTCAAGGGAAGCGAGGACCCCCCGTCCTCTTTCAACTACTCAACTCCAGACGATCGAATCGCCCAGCACCAGCGCGCAGATCGCGCTAACCAGCGACGTGATGATCGACATTGAGAATCACCTCCCTTCGTAGAGATGGACCGAATATTCCGGTCGGCCATTCCACTTAGTTCGGCTCCGCTCATGCGTCCCGTGTGACGCGTACCGCTCGGTTCTCTCCGCTATGGAGAGAACGGGGGGTTCCCTTGCTCCTCTCTGTTCAGGTGAAATCCTTCACCCGCACGAGCACTTGCCTGCTTTCCCGTACTCCTTACCCCTTCTGGCACCGACGCGGCGCCAGGGATTCACCCCGACGCCGCGCGCGTTGACCTCGTCTTCCCCTTCCCTATCCCTCAGCGGCCTCCGCCGCGTCGATCATCTGCCTGGCCCGTCGTCGCCTGCAGCATCTGCGCCGCCGCAGGACCCATCCACCGGTTCGTCGCGTCCAGCACCGCCAGCACCGCCGCGGTCTCCGCGCTGTCCCGGATCTCGCAGCTCCCCGTCAGCAGCACCTGCTCGCGACCCTGACGCGCCATCACCGCCGCGAACACGAACTCGCGCTCGAACGCCGTGATCACCCGCGCCCCCTCCAGCGAGAACAACCCGCTGATCGGACCGGCCATCCCCAGCGCCATCAGCGCCGCCCGCGCCGCCGTGTCCACCCGGCTCCGGTCGCTCTGCAACCACTCCTCGGCCTCGCCGGCGAACTGCTCCGCGCCGATCCGCAGCGTCACCTTGCAGGTGACGCCGCGCGTGCGCGAGCCCCGGACCTCCACGTCCTCGAAGTAGACCGGGCGACCCAGCTTCACCGCGTCCTCCACCACTGGCAATGCCGCGACCGGCGTGTTCCGCTTGCTCGTCGCGGCGATCGAGATCTTCCGGTGATCCACCCGGAGACCGAGCTGCGCCATCAGCGCGCTCTCAATATTGCGCACCACGTTCTTCGGCGGCGTGTCCCCCGTCACCAACACGTGGATCGCATCCACCGACCCGCTGTCGGTCGCCGTGATCCGCACGCTCACCACGTCCTGCAGCGACGCGATCAGCTCCTCCGCCCGCTGCAACGGCAGGACGGAACCCGCGATCGGCGAGCCCGACATTCCTGGCGACTGGGGGTGCGGTTGCGGCGTCACGGGTCCTTGCAGAAATGCGATGACGGTCGGGAACTGGCGAGAATCGGTGCACTGCGCTCTCACGGCCCGAACCCGACGGACCGCCTCTCATATGTCGTCGGACCGGTCACCGCGCGCCAGTCCGCCAATGTCTCATCTCGAATACGAACCGAAACCCCATACGTCACGGGGCCCGGAGACACCCCTCCCTACTCCCCGAAGCGATCGGGGACATGATACTCCTTCAGCTTCCGGTACAGCGTCCGCTCCCCGATGTCCAGGATCTCGGCCGCTTTACGACGATTGCCCCGCGTTTCGCGCAACGTGGCCAGGATCACCGCCTTCTCGACCTCCACCATCGTCATGCCAGGGGTGATGGTCACCGTGTTGGGAGGGTCGAAAGCCCCATCGGCTCCACCCCGCCGGCCGGCGCTCCCCACCCGGGCACCGCCACCATCCCGCCCCCCAGCACCTCCCGCCCGGGGCCGAACCCCTGCGCCGAGCCGGCCGACATCCCCCCGGCCACCTGCGCGATCACCACCCGGTCCTCGTCCACCCGGCGCCGCAGCTCCTCGAGCTGGAGCTTCATCTCCACCAGGCTCCGGACGATGAACTCCAGCTCCCGACCCTCGGCCCGACCCTCCTCGCGCACGATCGGACCGATCGGCACGGGAAGCAATCGGTCGGCCCCGGTCTCCCGGATCTGCGCGGGGATGTCGGCGATCCCGATCTCGCGGCCGGTCGCCAGCACGACCATGCTCTCGATCAGGTTGCGCAGCTCGCGCACGTTCCCCGGCCAGGCATAGCTCACCAGCGCCTGCATCGCCTCGGCCGAGATGCCGTGGAACTCGCGGTCGTGCTCCTCGGAGAACTCCTGCACGAAGCGGCGGACGAGCAGCGGGATGTCGCCGCGGCGTTCGCGGAGCGGCGGGAGGTAGATCCGCAGCACGTTGAGCCGGTAGAAGAGGTCGGCGCGGAACTGCCCCCGCTCCACGCTCTCCTGCAGCGGACGGTTGGTCGCCGCCACCACCCGCACATCGACGGGGATGCTCTGCGTCCCGCCCACCCGCGTCACCTCGCGCTCCTCGAGCACGCGCAGGAGCTTCACCTGCGTGCTCGACGGGATCTCGCCGATCTCGTCGAGGAACAGCGTCCCGCCGGTCGCGAGCTCGAAGCGGCCGATCCGTCGCTCGGCGGCGCCGGTGAACGCGCCCTTCTCGTGCCCGAAGAGCTCGCTCTCGAGCAGCGTCTCGGGGAGCGCGCCGACGTTCACGGCGATGAACGGCTTGTTGCGGCGCGGGCTCATCCGCGCGATCGCGCGCGCGACGAGTTCCTTGCCGGTGCCGCTCTCGCCCTCGATGAGCACGGTGCTCGACACCGGCGCCATCTGCGCCACCTGCACGAGCACCTGGCGCACCGCCTCGCTCTCGCCCCAGAGCCCGGTCTCGCGCGTGATCCGCTGCCGCTCGAGGAGCGCGTGCACGCTCGCGCGCAGCGCGTCAGGGCTCACCGGCTTGTTGAGCACCTCGGCGAAGCCGAGCGAGCGCAGGCGCTGCTCGACGGCGGGGTCGCCGACGTCGGCCAGGCCGATCACGCTCGCCCCGCCCCAGAGCTGGTCGCGCACGAGGCCGAGGGTCTGCGGGTCGAGCAGCGCGCCGGTGAAGACGATCACGTCCGGCTTGGCGCGCTTGATCTCGCGTGGCAGGTCGTCCATCGGGCTCACGACGAACGTCTTGACCCCGTCGGCCTCGAGGAGCGCATTGAGGCGGACGGCGGGTTCGACGTCGGTCAGCGTGATGAGGACGGTCATTGAGCTGAGTGGATGAAAGCTGAAGGATGAAGGTGGAAAGTGCTCTGGTGCGGGATGCGGGGGACGGATGCGGGGGGCGTCCCACTTTCATCCTTCAACCTTCCACCTTCATCTCTTCACGGTCCCGCGCTTCCAGAACGGGAACCCCGTGATCGTCCCCACCACCCGCTTGCCGCGGATCTCCACCTCGAGGGTGTTCCCTTCCTTCGCATGCGCCGCCGGCACGTACGCGGTGCCGAGTCCGCAGCCGACGCTCGGCGACATGATGCCGCTCATCACCACGCCGCTCTGCGCGCCGTTCACGAACACCGGGTAGCCGTGCCGCGGGATCGCCTTCTCGGTGAAGGTGAAGCCGACGAGCTTGCGGGGGACGCCGGCGGCCTTCTGCGCTTCGAGCGCGGCGCGGCCGACGAAGTCGCCCTTCTTCATCTTCACGAGCCAGCCGAGTCCGGCGTCGAGCGGGGTGTAGGTGTCGTCGATGTCGTTGCCGTAGAGCGCCATCCCCATCTCCAGGCGCAGCGAGTCGCGGCAGCCGAGGGCGACGGGCTGGATGCGGCCGGTGTCCATGAGCGCCTTCCAGAGCTGCGCCGAGTGCTTCACGTCGTGGTAGAGCTCGAAGCCGTCCTCGCCGGTGTAGCCGGTGCGCGAGAGGGTCATCGGGATGCCGGCGACGGTGGTCTCGGTGAACCAGTAGTACTTGATCTCGTCGAGCGCCTTGGGCGTCATCGCCTGCAGGATCTCCTGCGCCTTCGGGCCCTGCACGGCGAGGAGGCCGATGTCGTCGCTCACGTCGGTGAGGACGCAATCGAAGCGGCCGACGTACTGCTGGATGTGCTTGAGGTCCTTGTCCTTGTTGGAGCCGTTCACGACCATCATCAGGTGGTCGGCGGCGTAGCGGTAGACGAGGCAGTCGTCCACGAAGGTGCCCTGCTCGGTGAGGATGCCGGAGTAGTGGACCTGCCCGTCGGCGAGGGCGGCGACGTCGTTGGTCGTCACGTAGGTGACGAAGTCGATCGCCTGCTTCCCCTTGATGATGAACTCGCCCATGTGGCTCACGTCGAACACGCCGCAGCCATTGCGGACGATGTTGTGCTCGGCGGTGATGCCGCCCGGGTACTGGATGGGCATCTCGAAGCCGGCGAAGGCGACCATCTTGGCGCCCGCGGCGACGTGGAGGTCGAAGAAGGGGGTCCGCTTGAGCGGGCCGGTCGAGGCGTCGGACATGAGGGGGCGGTCCTTGGTATTGAAGTAGGGTCCTGCCAGTGAAATATGCCGAAACGGCAGGACCCGGGGTACTGGCTCGAACCGGGGGGCTGTAACGTTCAGTGCAGGTGCACACCCTCCGGATCGTCCTCGCCCTCGGGCCCTTCGTCATCTCCCTGCTCCGCGACCGGCGCCGCTGGCTCTGGTGGGGCGGTCCGCTGCCGCGCACGCCGGCGTTCCACCGGGCGCGGGCGGAGGCGCTGGTGTCGCGGATCGCGCACCTCGGACCGACGTTCGTGAAGCTCGCGCAGGTCTTCGCGTCGCGCGCGGACCTCATCCCGGAGCCGTACCTCTCCACGCTCGGCAAGCTCACCGACCAGGTGCCGCCGGTGTCGTGGGACGCCATCCGCGCGCAGATCGTCGCGGCGTACCACATGGAGCCGGAGCGCGTGTTCGAGTCGATCGACCCGGTGCCGGTGGCCGCGGCCTCGCTCGGCCAGGTGCACCGCGCGCGGTGGCAGGGGCGCGACGTCGCGGTGAAGGTGCTGCGGCCGGGGATCGAGCAGATGGTCGCGCGCGACCTCGTCTCGGCGCGCGCGATCACGGCCTGGGCGGCGCGGCGGTGGCCGAGCCCGCACATCCTCGGCTTCCAGTCGCTCGTGGAGGAGTTCGCGGCGCGGATCAGCGAGGAGATGGACTTCCGGCTCGAGGGCGAGTACGCGAGCGAGGTGCGCGCGAACTTCGTCTCCAACCCGCGCGTGGTCATCCCGGAGATCATGCACGAGCTCACGCGGCAGCGGGTGCTCGTGCTCGAGTTCATCGAAGGGCAGCGCGTGGACAAGCTGGTGCCGGGGAGCGTGAACGCGGGACGGCTCGCGGGGCTCGTGATGGAGGTCTACGTGCAGATGATGCTCGTGGACGGGCTCTTCCACGCCGACCCGCACCCGGGGAACCTGCTGCTCTCCCCCGACGGGCGGCTCGTGCTGCTCGACTTCGGGATGATGGTGCGGGTGCCGCCGGAGCTGCGGCTCAAGCTCATCCGCACGGTCTTCGCGAGCATCCGGCGCGACCCGGCCGCGGTGATGGAGGGCTTCTACGCGCTCGGGCTCATCGCGCCCGGCGCCGACCCGACGGAGATCGCGCGGCTGGCCGAACTGCTCGTGGCGATGGCGAGCACGCGCAGCACCACGCAGCAGCGGATCGAGACGATGCTCGCCGACCGCGTGATGCAGTCGCTCTACGACTTCCCGGTGATCCTGCCGCGCGACCTCGTCTACTTCGCGCGCACGGCGGCGCTCATCGAGGGCGTGGGGACGCGCTACGACGCGTACTTCAACGCGGTGGAGATCGGGACGCCGGTGGTGATGCGGATGCGGAGCCGGATCCTGCGGTCGCTAGGCGAGGAGGTGGAGCCGAGCGTGGAGGAGCTGGCGTCGGTGGCGGGCTTCGCGGCGGGGCGCGCCTGGCGCGTGGCGCGGGAGTGGCTGGGCTCGTGGGTGCCCCCCGCCGTGCGGGAGCGGATCGCGCCGTGAATCCGACCTTCTTCGCCACGGCGGCCGCGTTCGGGCGCTGGCTCGCGACGCACCATGCGAGCGCGACCGAACTCTGGGTGGGCTACCACAAGGTCGGCACGGGCACGCCGAGCATGACCTGGCCGGAGTCGGTGGACGAGGCGCTCCGCTACGGGTGGATCGACGGCCTCCGGAAGTCGCACACGCCGGAGTCGTACGTGATCCGCTTCACGCCGCGGAAGCGGACGAGCATCTGGAGCGCGGTGAACATCCGGAAGGTCGAGGCGCTCCTCGCCGCAGGGCGGATGACGCCGGCGGGGATGCGGGCCTGGGAGGCGCGCACGCCGGAGCGGTCGGAGGTCTATGCCTTCGAGCGCAAGGCGGCCACGCTCTCGGCTGACGAACTGTCCGCCTTCCGAAAGCGGTCCAAGGCGTGGAAATTCTGGGAGGCGCAGCCCGCCGGCTATCGCCGGGTCGCGGCCCACTGGGTGTCGAGCGCCAAGCGCCCCGAGACCCGCGCCAAACGGTTCGCCACGCTCCTCGCCGACTCGGCGGCCGGACTGCGGATCGCCTCACAGCGGAGAACCCCGAGATGATCCCGTTCGCCCCGCACCTCGCGCTCGCGCTGGCGCTCGCTCCGGTGGCGCTCGCGCCCGTGGCGCTCCGTGCGCAGTCGACCGGCGCGGCCGACTCGCTCGCCGCGATCGCGGTCGCGGATTCGGCGCTGGCGGCCATCACCCGCGGCGACGCCATCGCGCTCACCGACCTGATGCTCCCCGAGGCGCGCACCTTCTCGTCCCGGATGCGCGAGGGCGAGTGGCGCTACGCGACGCGCACGCGGGACGAGCAGCGGGCGGCGAGCATCTCGGGCGTCATCGAGCGGGGCTTCGGTGCCACGGCGCTCGTCTCGGGACCGCTCGCGGTGGTGTGGATGCCGTACGACCTCTACGTCAACGGCGCGTGGTCGCACTGCGGCGTCGACGCGCTCACCCTGTACCAGGTGGGCGGGCGCTGGCGGATCGCGACCTTCGCGTGGAGCGTGGAGCAGCCGCCGGCCTGCGCGAAGC encodes:
- a CDS encoding sigma-54-dependent Fis family transcriptional regulator — its product is MTVLITLTDVEPAVRLNALLEADGVKTFVVSPMDDLPREIKRAKPDVIVFTGALLDPQTLGLVRDQLWGGASVIGLADVGDPAVEQRLRSLGFAEVLNKPVSPDALRASVHALLERQRITRETGLWGESEAVRQVLVQVAQMAPVSSTVLIEGESGTGKELVARAIARMSPRRNKPFIAVNVGALPETLLESELFGHEKGAFTGAAERRIGRFELATGGTLFLDEIGEIPSSTQVKLLRVLEEREVTRVGGTQSIPVDVRVVAATNRPLQESVERGQFRADLFYRLNVLRIYLPPLRERRGDIPLLVRRFVQEFSEEHDREFHGISAEAMQALVSYAWPGNVRELRNLIESMVVLATGREIGIADIPAQIRETGADRLLPVPIGPIVREEGRAEGRELEFIVRSLVEMKLQLEELRRRVDEDRVVIAQVAGGMSAGSAQGFGPGREVLGGGMVAVPGWGAPAGGVEPMGLSTLPTR
- the gcvT gene encoding glycine cleavage system aminomethyltransferase GcvT, with amino-acid sequence MSDASTGPLKRTPFFDLHVAAGAKMVAFAGFEMPIQYPGGITAEHNIVRNGCGVFDVSHMGEFIIKGKQAIDFVTYVTTNDVAALADGQVHYSGILTEQGTFVDDCLVYRYAADHLMMVVNGSNKDKDLKHIQQYVGRFDCVLTDVSDDIGLLAVQGPKAQEILQAMTPKALDEIKYYWFTETTVAGIPMTLSRTGYTGEDGFELYHDVKHSAQLWKALMDTGRIQPVALGCRDSLRLEMGMALYGNDIDDTYTPLDAGLGWLVKMKKGDFVGRAALEAQKAAGVPRKLVGFTFTEKAIPRHGYPVFVNGAQSGVVMSGIMSPSVGCGLGTAYVPAAHAKEGNTLEVEIRGKRVVGTITGFPFWKRGTVKR
- a CDS encoding AarF/ABC1/UbiB kinase family protein produces the protein MHTLRIVLALGPFVISLLRDRRRWLWWGGPLPRTPAFHRARAEALVSRIAHLGPTFVKLAQVFASRADLIPEPYLSTLGKLTDQVPPVSWDAIRAQIVAAYHMEPERVFESIDPVPVAAASLGQVHRARWQGRDVAVKVLRPGIEQMVARDLVSARAITAWAARRWPSPHILGFQSLVEEFAARISEEMDFRLEGEYASEVRANFVSNPRVVIPEIMHELTRQRVLVLEFIEGQRVDKLVPGSVNAGRLAGLVMEVYVQMMLVDGLFHADPHPGNLLLSPDGRLVLLDFGMMVRVPPELRLKLIRTVFASIRRDPAAVMEGFYALGLIAPGADPTEIARLAELLVAMASTRSTTQQRIETMLADRVMQSLYDFPVILPRDLVYFARTAALIEGVGTRYDAYFNAVEIGTPVVMRMRSRILRSLGEEVEPSVEELASVAGFAAGRAWRVAREWLGSWVPPAVRERIAP
- a CDS encoding YdeI/OmpD-associated family protein, whose product is MNPTFFATAAAFGRWLATHHASATELWVGYHKVGTGTPSMTWPESVDEALRYGWIDGLRKSHTPESYVIRFTPRKRTSIWSAVNIRKVEALLAAGRMTPAGMRAWEARTPERSEVYAFERKAATLSADELSAFRKRSKAWKFWEAQPAGYRRVAAHWVSSAKRPETRAKRFATLLADSAAGLRIASQRRTPR